A part of Saccharomyces paradoxus chromosome I, complete sequence genomic DNA contains:
- the NUP60 gene encoding FG-nucleoporin NUP60 (FG-nucleoporin component of central core of the nuclear pore complex~similar to YAR002W): protein MHHKSLRRASANMPSAPYRKQVIGNARKKPSLFSKIKTFFTQKDPMRASSRNNVTNEKLRNEAFNRRISSMPGGYFHSEISPDSTFNRSVVVSAMGENRNGIENKEERYDETHETNVSNAKLATFFSKKGNEPLSEIEIEGVVSLLQKSSKSMITSEREQKSAEGSNVDQSLILKESGSTPIGLSNAPTFNPKYDTSNASMNTTLGSIGSRKYSFNYSSLPSPYKATVYRYSAAKKIPDTYTANTSTQSIASAKSVRTGVSKSAPTKKISNTAAALVSLLDEKDTKRNNAASELANPYSSYVSQIRKHKRDSPNAVPRQEDSQESTVKPLLENGPEQVEEPMKQVYVTKISPSAPSKDSFTKYKPARSSSLRSNVVVAETSPEKKENVGKPPSSTFNFSFNTPKNVEDTENGYKNENAPSAPSKEFNFSNLQTKPLVGKPITELSKGDSTPVKSADFSVTPQKSTSKSFVFSSVQKKSQFNLSQERDNEVKHMDSSIYNDFSKEEPEEFDFDVPVESKQVGNDLVDENKVEAFRSLFTF from the coding sequence ATGCACCATAAATCATTAAGGAGAGCTAGCGCTAATATGCCTTCGGCTCCCTATAGAAAGCAAGTTATTGGCAATGCACGCAAGAAACCAAGCCTTTTCTCCAAAATAAAAACCTTTTTTACTCAAAAAGATCCAATGAGAGCAAGTTCAAGGAATAATGTTactaatgaaaaattgcGCAATGAGGCTTTTAACAGAAGAATCTCAAGTATGCCTGGAGGATATTTCCATTCTGAAATATCCCCGGATTCTACTTTCAACCGCTCTGTAGTAGTTTCTGCAATGGGAGAAAACAGAAATGGCATTgagaacaaagaagaacgGTATGATGAAACGCATGAAACGAACGTTTCCAACGCGAAGCTTGCAACCTTTTTTAGTAAAAAAGGTAATGAGCCTTTATCGGAAATTGAAATAGAGGGTGTGGTGTCACTGTTACAAAAATCAAGCAAATCCATGATAACATCGGaaagagaacaaaaatCAGCAGAAGGTAGTAACGTCGATCAGTCCCTTATTTTGAAAGAGTCAGGAAGTACGCCAATCGGCCTATCTAATGCGCCGACGTTTAATCCGAAATATGATACTTCAAATGCTTCAATGAATACAACTTTAGGAAGCATTGGCTCAAGAAAATACAGTTTTAACTATTCCAGTCTACCCTCTCCATACAAAGCAACTGTTTATAGGTATAGCGCAGCAAAAAAGATCCCCGATACATACACAGCCAACACATCCACTCAAAGCATAGCTTCCGCTAAATCAGTAAGAACTGGTGTTTCAAAGTCAGCACCTACTAAGAAAATAAGCAATACGGCTGCAGCATTGGTTTCGCTACTagatgaaaaagatacTAAGAGGAATAATGCAGCTTCGGAACTCGCTAATCCATACTCTTCTTATGTAAGCCAAATACGCAAACATAAGAGGGATTCTCCAAATGCTGTACCAAGGCAAGAGGACAGTCAAGAATCTACGGTTAAGCCTTTACTTGAGAACGGTCCTGAACAAGTTGAAGAACCAATGAAACAAGTTTACGTCACCAAAATTTCACCATCTGCGCCAAGCAAGGATTCTTTTACTAAATACAAACCTGCAAGGTCTTCATCCTTACGCTCGAATGTCGTGGTAGCTGAAACCTCCCCtgaaaagaaggagaaTGTAGGTAAACCTCCATCTTCTACTTTtaacttttcctttaataCTCCAAAGAACGTTGAAGACACTGAAAATGGATATAAGAACGAGAATGCACCTTCTGCACCATCAAAGgaatttaatttttccaacCTACAGACGAAGCCGTTAGTTGGAAAGCCAATAACTGAACTTTCTAAAGGCGATTCTACTCCGGTCAAATCTGCTGACTTTTCGGTTACTCCTCAAAAAAGTACATCGAAGAGCTTTGTTTTCAGCAGTGTCCAAAAGAAATCACAGTTTAATCTCTCGCAAGAAAGAGATAACGAAGTTAAACATATGGACTCCTCAATATATAATGACTTTTCGAAAGAAGAGCCGGAAgagtttgattttgatgttCCCGTGGAGTCTAAACAAGTAGGAAATGACTTggttgatgaaaataaagttGAGGCTTTCAGGTCTTTATTCactttttga
- the ERP1 gene encoding Erp1p (similar to YAR002C) produces MLLTSLLQVFACCLILPAQVTAFYYYTSGAERKCFHKELSKGTLFQATYKAQIYDDQLQGYRDAGAQDFGLVIDIEETFDDNHLVVHQKVSASGDLTFLATDSGEHKICIQPEAGGWLIKAKTKIDVEFQVGSDEKLDSKGKATIDILHAKVNILNSKIGEIRREQKLMRDREATFRDASEAVNSRAMWWIVIQLIVLAVTCGWQMKHLGKFFVKQKIL; encoded by the coding sequence ATGCTTTTAACTTCTCTTTTACAGGTTTTTGCCTGCTGTTTAATTTTGCCTGCTCAAGTTACTGCGTTCTATTATTATACTTCCGGTGCTGAACGTAAATGCTTCCACAAGGAATTGTCAAAAGGTACTTTGTTCCAGGCAACGTACAAGGCACAAATTTACGATGACCAATTACAAGGTTATAGAGACGCTGGTGCGCAAGATTTTGGCCTCGTgattgatattgaagaaacttttgatgATAACCACTTGGTTGTTCATCAGAAAGTTTCAGCAAGTGGTGATTTAACTTTCCTTGCGACTGATTCAGGTGAGCATAAGATTTGTATTCAGCCTGAAGCCGGTGGCTGGTTGATTAAGGCCAAAACAAAGATTGACGTTGAATTCCAAGTTGGCTCAGACGAAAAGTTAGATTCTAAGGGTAAAGCCACTATTGACATCCTACATGCCAAGGTTAATATCTTGAACTCCAAGATTGGCGAAATTAGAAGAGAGCAAAAATTGATGAGAGATCGTGAAGCTACCTTTAGAGACGCATCAGAAGCCGTTAATTCCCGTGCCATGTGGTGGATTGTTATTCAACTAATTGTTCTTGCTGTTACCTGTGGCTGGCAAATGAAACACTTGGGCAAATTTTTCGttaagcaaaaaattttatga
- the SWD1 gene encoding COMPASS subunit protein SWD1 (Subunit of the COMPASS (Set1C) complex~similar to YAR003W), producing the protein MNILLQDPFAVLKEHPEKLTHTIENPLRTECLQFSPCGDYLALGCANGALVIYDMDTFRPICVPGNMLGAHVRPITSIAWSPDGRFLLTSSRDWSIKLWDLSMPSKPFKEIRFDSPIWGCQWLDAKKRLCVATIFEESDAYVIDFSNDPVASLLSKPDEKPLSPTPDHGYVLVCTVHTKYPNIIIVGTSKGWLDFYKFHSLSQTECIHSLKITSSNIKHLIVSQNGERLAINCSDRTIRQYEINVDDENSTVELALEHKYQDVINKLQWNCILFSNNTAEYLVASTHGSSAHELYIWETTSGTLVRVLEGAEEELIDINWDFYSMSIVSNGFESGNVYVWSVVVPPKWSALAPDFEEVEENVDYLEKEDEFDEVDEAEQQQGLEQEEEIAIDLRTREQYDVRGNNLLVERFTIPTDYTRIIKMQSS; encoded by the coding sequence atgaACATCCTTTTACAGGATCCATTCGCTGTTCTTAAGGAACATCCTGAGAAACTCACACATACAATTGAGAACCCTTTACGCACCGAATGTCTTCAATTCAGCCCTTGCGGTGACTACCTGGCTCTTGGGTGTGCCAATGGAGCACTTGTCATTTACGATATGGATACATTCCGACCCATTTGTGTCCCAGGAAACATGTTGGGAGCACATGTCCGACCCATTACATCTATCGCATGGTCTCCGGATGGAAGATTTTTGCTCACAAGCTCTAGAGATTGGTCAATAAAACTTTGGGATCTTTCAATGCCAAGTAAGCcttttaaagaaatacGATTCGATTCTCCAATTTGGGGCTGCCAATGGCTGGACGCTAAGAAGCGGCTTTGTGTAGCTACGATATTTGAGGAAAGTGACGCCTATGTCATTGACTTCAGCAATGATCCGGTCGCAAGTCTTCTCAGTAAACCTGATGAGAAACCATTGAGTCCGACGCCTGATCATGGATATGTCCTTGTTTGTACAGTGCATACCAAATACCCAAATATCATTATCGTTGGAACTTCAAAAGGTTGGCTTGACTTCTATAAGTTCCATTCTTTATCTCAAACAGAATGCATTCACTCTCTTAAAATCACGAGTTCTAATATCAAACATTTAATTGTTTCGCAGAATGGTGAGAGGTTGGCTATTAACTGCTCTGATAGAACAATAAGACAATACGAGATAAAtgttgatgatgaaaactCTACTGTTGAGTTGGCCTTAGAGCATAAGTATCAGGATGTGATTAACAAGCTGCAGTGGAACTGTATCCTTTTTAGTAATAATACTGCCGAATACTTAGTCGCTTCTACACATGGTTCTTCTGCACATGAACTATACATCTGGGAAACGACAAGTGGAACGTTAGTGAGAGTTCTAGAAGGTGCAGAAGAGGAGTTGATAGATATTAATTGGGACTTCTATAGTATGAGTATCGTGAGTAATGGTTTTGAATCTGGGAACGTATACGTGTGGTCTGTTGTTGTTCCACCAAAATGGAGTGCTTTGGCGCCggattttgaagaagtagAGGAGAATGTCGACTATCTGGAGAAGgaagatgaatttgatgagGTCGATGAGGCTGAACAGCAACAAGGGCTAgagcaagaagaagaaatagcCATTGATCTTCGGACAAGAGAGCAGTATGATGTTAGGGGTAATAACTTGCTTGTCGAGCGGTTTACAATCCCTACCGATTATACGAGGATAATTAAGATGCAGTCGTCGTAG
- the RFA1 gene encoding replication factor A subunit protein RFA1 (Subunit of heterotrimeric Replication Protein A (RPA)~similar to YAR007C): MSSVQLSKGDFHSIFTNKQRYDNPTGGVYQVYNTRKSDGANSNRKNLIMISDGIYHMKALLRNQAASKFQSMELQRGDIIRVIIAEPAIVRERKKYVLLVDDFELVQSRADMVNQASTFLDNYFSEHPNETLKDEDITDSGNATNQTNTGNVGVPDMLHSNSNLNANERKFANENSNSQKSRPIFAIEQLSPYQNVWTIKARVSYKGEIKTWHNQRGDGKLFNVNFLDTSGEIRATAFNDFATKFNEILQEGKVYYVSKAKLQPAKPQFTNLTHPYELNLDRDTIIEECFDESNVPKTHFNFIKLDAIQNQEVNSNVDVLGIIQTINPHFELTSRAGKKFDRRDITIVDDSGFSISVGLWNQQALDFNLPEGSVAAIKGVRVTDFGGKSLSMGFSSTLIPNPEIPEAYALKGWYDSKGRNANFTTLKQEPGMGGQSAANLTKFIAQRITIARAQAENLGRSEKGDFFSVKAAISFLKVDNFAYPACSNENCNKKVLEQPDGTWRCEKCDTNNASPNWRYILTISIIDETNQLWLTLFDDQAKQLLGVDANTLMSLKEEDPNEFTKITQSIQMNEYDFRIRAREDTYNDQSRIRYTVANLHSLNYKAEADYLADELSKALLA; the protein is encoded by the coding sequence ATGAGCAGCGTTCAACTTTCGAAGGGCGACTTCCATAGCATCTTTACCAACAAGCAAAGATACGATAATCCCACCGGTGGCGTTTATCAAGTTTACAACACCAGGAAATCTGATGGGGCCAATAGCAACAGAAAGAATTTGATCATGATTTCTGATGGTATTTACCACATGAAGGCTTTGTTGAGAAACCAAGCTGCATCCAAGTTCCAGTCAATGGAACTGCAAAGGGGCGATATCATTCGTGTGATAATTGCAGAGCCTGCTATTGTTagggaaagaaagaagtaCGTTCTCTTGgttgatgattttgagtTGGTTCAGTCACGTGCTGATATGGTCAACCAAGCTAGTACGTTTTTGGATAATTATTTTTCAGAGCACCCTAATGAAACCTTAAAAGATGAGGATATAACTGATAGCGGCAACGCCACTAATCAAACAAACACCGGCAATGTCGGAGTTCCAGATATGCTGCATTCAAACTCAAATTTGAATGCAAACGAGAGAAAATTCGCCAATGAAAACTCTAACTCGCAGAAATCTAGACCAATTTTTGCCATCGAACAACTGTCCCCATACCAAAACGTTTGGACTATCAAGGCAAGAGTTTCCTATAAGGGGGAAATTAAAACATGGCATAATCAAAGAGGTGATGGTAAACTATTCAATGTCAACTTTTTGGATACCTCTGGAGAAATCAGAGCCACCGCGTTCAATGATTTTGCTACCAAATTTAACGAAATTTTGCAAGAAGGCAAGGTATATTATGTGTCAAAGGCAAAACTACAGCCAGCTAAGCCCCAGTTTACTAACCTGACACACCCTTATGAGCTGAATTTGGACAGGGACACTATTATAGAAGAATGTTTTGATGAAAGTAATGTCCCAAAAACTCATTTCAACTTTATTAAATTAGATGCTATTCAGAACCAAGAAGTGAATTCCAACGTAGACGTCCTCGGTATCATCCAAACTATTAACCCACATTTTGAGCTAACTTCAAGAGctggaaagaaatttgatcGTCGTGATATCACAATTGTTGACGACTCTGGGTTTTCTATCTCTGTTGGTCTATGGAATCAACAAGCCCTTGATTTCAACCTTCCTGAAGGTTCTGTTGCTGCCATTAAAGGTGTTCGTGTAACGGATTTCGGTGGCAAGTCCTTGTCTATGGGATTTTCAAGTACATTGATTCCAAATCCAGAAATTCCTGAGGCATACGCCTTAAAGGGTTGGTATGATTCCAAGGGCCGCAACGCAAACTTCACCACTTTGAAACAAGAACCTGGTATGGGTGGTCAATCGGCTGCTAATTTAACAAAATTCATTGCTCAGCGTATTACTATTGCTAGAGCCCAAGCTGAAAATCTAGGAAGAAGTGAGAAAGGTGACTTTTTTAGTGTCAAAGCTGCTATAAGTTTCTTAAAGGTTGATAATTTTGCATACCCTGCCTGTTCTAACGAAAATTGTAATAAGAAAGTTTTGGAACAACCTGATGGTACCTGGAGATGTGAGAAATGCGATACCAATAATGCAAGTCCAAATTGGAGATATATATTGACAATATCAATTATTGACGAAACCAACCAACTGTGGCTCACTTTATTTGACGACCAAGCTAAACAATTGTTGGGCGTTGATGCCAACACATTAATGTCCTTGAAGGAGGAGGATCCCAATGAATTCACAAAAATTACTCAAAGTATCCAAATGAACGAATATGATTTTAGGATTAGAGCGCGCGAGGATACATACAATGATCAAAGCAGAATTAGATATACTGTTGCTAATCTACACAGTTTGAATTACAAGGCTGAGGCCGATTATCTGGCCGATGAGTTATCCAAGGCTTTATTAGCTTAG
- the SEN34 gene encoding tRNA splicing endonuclease subunit SEN34 (Subunit of the tRNA splicing endonuclease~similar to YAR008W), producing MTEEEGRRIVITIYAKRTAKGEEVLMPPLVFDIHHIKLLRKWGICGVLSGTLPTAAQQNVFLSVPLRLMLEDVLWLHLNNLADVKLIKQEGDEIMEGITPERGAKLSKIVKDRLNKSFEYQRKFKKDEHIAKLRKIGKINDKTTAEELQRLDKSNNNDQLIESSLFIDIADTSMILKDIGSDSLSRNNIRDLLFKQYRQAGKMQTYFLYKALRDQGYVLSPGGRFGGKFIAYPGDPLRFHSHLTIQDAIDYHDEPIDLISMISGARLGTTVKKLWVIGGVVEETKEVHFFSIEWAGFG from the coding sequence AtgactgaagaagaaggtagACGCATAGTCATTACTATATATGCAAAAAGGACGGCGAAGGGTGAGGAGGTTTTGATGCCGCCGCTAGTATTCGACATACATCACATCAAACTTTTGAGAAAATGGGGTATTTGCGGTGTGTTATCTGGAACTTTGCCCACTGCAGCACAGCAAAACGTGTTTTTGTCTGTACCTCTGAGGCTTATGCTAGAAGATGTTCTGTGGCTGCACTTAAATAATCTTGCCGACGTGAAATTAATAAAACAAGAGGGAGATGAGATTATGGAGGGAATAACGCCAGAGCGAGGCGCCAAACTATCTAAAATTGTCAAGGATCGTTTGAATAAGTCATTTGAATATCAGAGaaagttcaaaaaggaTGAACACATAGCAAAATTAAGGAAAATTGGTAAAATCAACGATAAAACCACAGCTGAAGAACTGCAACGGCTTGATAAATCTAACAATAATGACCAGCTAATTGAGTCTTCTCTGTTCATTGACATTGCAGATACTTCCATGATTTTAAAGGACATTGGTTCAGATAGCTTATCCCGCAATAATATCCGTGATTTGTTATTTAAGCAATATAGACAGGCAGGAAAGATGCAGACGTATTTCTTATACAAGGCGTTGAGAGATCAAGGGTACGTTTTGTCCCCGGGCGGACGTTTTGGTGGGAAGTTTATAGCATATCCTGGTGATCCATTACGTTTCCATTCACATCTGACCATACAAGATGCGATCGATTACCATGATGAGCCGATTGACCTGATATCCATGATAAGTGGTGCAAGACTAGGGACCACTGTGAAAAAACTTTGGGTCATAGGCGGTGTTGTGGAAGAGACCAAGGaagttcattttttctcaataGAATGGGCTGGATTTGGTTAA
- the BUD14 gene encoding protein phosphatase regulator BUD14 (Protein involved in bud-site selection~similar to YAR014C), which yields MSNKEEYVDGAFGSGVKEVSSIAARCDNGYAPSLITSTSGMDSFQSHALLNDPTLIEDYSDIINNRPTGGSKLTSGNEDSESMGGSVVVTPTSNKSSPFNSKLNVLSNPAEKSHSALRNTDDDKDVEEENVEKHTHSDSRRDQRHSKENSSELPDSYDYSDSEFEDNLERRLQEIETDSVDSADKDEVHFTVSNTMNRELSDVDDFSDGLKYAISEDDDEEENYSDDNDFDRKFEDAEFEGEKDDLEEENDDYQPLSPPRELDPDKLYALYAFNGHDSSHCQLGQDEPCILLNDQDAYWWLVKRITDGKIGFAPAEILETFPERLARLNCWKNENMSSQSVASSDSKDDSINSDSKNESDAGSIIPTPALNGYGKGNKSVSFNDVVGYADRFIDDAVEDTSLDSNNDGGDDDGKSYDNDVDNDNETKVRHRDEYSEAKLNFGKFQDDDMSDVVSDVSFSTSLNTPLNVKKIRRPDIKNESALKPSSSNGGEDGHNANRDVGKEKSEPVDSDYDADLRKVFEAPRMPFANGIAKSDSQNSLSTIGEFSPSSSEWTNESPSTPIVEESSSIPSSRAIKDISQYIHAKSKIEESTNMESTQKQSQPSLEPTEGMENQTDVEQPEGELEKRHSTHEEEKQSSLSLHSSSEEDFYMDEQRAISSASINSSLSGSRALSNTNMSDPASKPHSLVQHLYAPVFDRMDVLMKQLDEIIRK from the coding sequence ATGAGTAATAAGGAAGAGTATGTTGATGGGGCTTTCGGAAGTGGTGTCAAAGAGGTTAGTTCTATAGCTGCTAGATGTGATAATGGTTATGCGCCTTCGTTAATCACGTCGACATCAGGCATGGACTCCTTTCAATCGCACGCGCTACTGAATGATCCGACCCTAATAGAGGATTATTCAGACATCATTAATAATAGGCCCACGGGTGGAAGTAAGCTTACTTCAGGAAACGAGGATTCTGAGAGTATGGGTGGAAGTGTTGTGGTGACTCCCACTTCGAATAAGAGTTCGCCCTTCAACTCGAAACTTAATGTATTGAGTAATCCGGCAGAAAAGAGCCATAGTGCCCTGCGAAATACAGATGATGACAAAGATGTTGAGGAGGAGAATGTGGAGAAACATACGCATAGCGACAGCAGAAGAGATCAACGacattcaaaagaaaactctTCGGAATTGCCCGACTCGTATGATTATTCAGATTCAGAATTCGAGGAcaatttggaaagaagGCTACAAGAGATCGAGACTGATTCTGTGGATAGTGCCGATAAGGATGAGGTGCATTTTACAGTGAGCAATACAATGAACCGAGAGCTTTCTGACGTTGACGATTTTAGTGACGGCTTGAAATACGCCATCTCCGAGgacgacgatgaagaagaaaactaCTCTGATGATAACGATTTTgatagaaaatttgaagatgcGGAGTTTGAAGGAGAGAAGGACGATTTggaagaggaaaatgacGATTATCAACCCTTATCACCGCCAAGAGAACTGGACCCTGATAAACTATATGCTCTATATGCGTTCAATGGACATGATTCTTCACATTGTCAATTAGGGCAGGATGAACCCTGTATACTTTTGAATGATCAGGATGCCTACTGGTGGCTGGTGAAGAGGATCACGGATGGTAAAATTGGGTTTGCGCCCGCAGAAATCCTAGAAACCTTCCCAGAAAGATTAGCTCGATTgaattgttggaaaaatGAGAACATGTCTTCTCAATCGGTTGCTTCCTCTGATTCCAAAGACGATTCCATCAACTCTGATAGCAAGAATGAGAGTGATGCAGGGAGTATAATTCCGACACCTGCATTGAATGGATATGGTAAGGGGAACAAATCTGTTAGTTTTAATGACGTTGTCGGTTATGCAGACAGGTTTATAGATGATGCGGTTGAAGATACCTCGTTGGATAGTAATAATGATGGCGGTGATGATGACGGAAAATCGTACGACAATGATGTTGATAACGACAATGAAACAAAAGTAAGGCACCGGGACGAATACAGTGAAGCAAAGttgaattttggaaaatttcagGATGACGACATGAGCGATGTAGTGAGTGACGTCTCTTTTAGTACATCTTTGAATACACCACtaaatgtgaaaaaaattcggAGGCCAGACATTAAAAACGAGAGTGCGCTCAAGCCATCATCCAGTAATGGCGGCGAGGATGGTCACAATGCGAATCGGGATGTGGGGAAAGAGAAGTCCGAGCCGGTTGATAGTGATTACGATGCCGATCTGAGAAAAGTATTTGAAGCTCCTCGTATGCCATTTGCGAATGGCATCGCGAAATCAGACTCTCAAAACTCCCTTTCAACAATTGGTGAGTTTTCACCTTCGTCATCCGAATGGACAAACGAATCGCCATCCACGCCAATAGTTGAAGAAAGCAGCAGTATTCCATCATCTAGAGCAATAAAGGACATTTCACAATATATTCATGCAAAATCGAAAATTGAAGAGTCAACAAATATGGAAAGCACACAGAAGCAAAGTCAGCCCAGCCTGGAACCTACTGAAGGGATGGAGAATCAAACTGACGTAGAACAACCTGAAGGGGAGCTAGAAAAACGTCATAGTACGcatgaagaagaaaagcagTCAAGCCTATCGTTAcattcatcatcagaagaagatttttacATGGACGAACAAAGAGCGATATCATCAGCAAGCATAAATAGTTCACTTTCTGGATCAAGGGCATTGTCTAATACCAATATGTCCGATCCGGCTTCAAAGCCTCATTCTTTGGTTCAACATCTCTATGCTCCAGTTTTTGACAGGATGGATGTGTTAATGAAACAATTGGACGAAATTATTCGCAAATGA
- the ADE1 gene encoding phosphoribosylaminoimidazolesuccinocarboxamide synthase (N-succinyl-5-aminoimidazole-4-carboxamide ribotide synthetase~similar to YAR015W), translated as MSITKTELDGILPLVARGKVRDIYEVDAGTLLFVATDRISAYDVIMENSIPEKGILLTKLSEFWFKFLSNDVRNHLVDIAPGKTIFDYLPSKLSEPKYKTQLEDRSLLVHKHKLIPLEVIVRGYITGSAWKEYVKTGTVHGLKQPQGLKESQEFPEPIFTPSTKAEQGEHDENISPAQAAELVGEDLSRRVAELAIKLYSKCKDYAKEKGIIIADTKFEFGIDEKTNEIILVDEVLTPDSSRFWNGASYKVGESQDSYDKQFLRDWLTANKLNGVNGVEMPQDIVDRTRAKYIEAYEALTGYKWSH; from the coding sequence ATGTCAATTACAAAGACTGAACTGGACGGTATATTGCCATTGGTGGCCAGAGGTAAAGTTAGAGACATATATGAGGTAGACGCTGGTACGTTGCTGTTTGTCGCTACGGATCGTATCTCTGCATATGACGTTATTATGGAAAACAGCATTCCTGAAAAGGGGATCTTGTTGACCAAACTGTCAGAGTTCTGGTTCAAGTTCCTGTCCAACGATGTTCGTAACCATTTGGTCGACATCGCCCCAGGTAAGACTATTTTCGATTATCTGCCCTCAAAATTGAGCGAACCAAAGTACAAAACGCAACTAGAAGACCGTTCTCTATTGGTTCACAAACACAAACTCATCCCATTGGAAGTAATTGTCAGAGGCTACATCACCGGATCTGCCTGGAAAGAATACGTAAAAACAGGTACCGTGCACGGTTTGAAGCAACCTCAAGGACTCAAAGAATCTCAAGAGTTTCCAGAACCAATTTTCACCCCATCAACCAAGGCTGAACAAGGTGAACATGACGAAAACATCTCACCTGCTCAGGCCGCTGAATTGGTGGGTGAAGATTTGTCACGTAGAGTGGCAGAATTGGCTATAAAACTATACTCCAAGTGCAAAGATTATGCTAAGGAGAAGGGCATCATCATCGCAGACACTAAATTCGAATTTGGTATTGATGAAAAGACTAACGAAATTATTCTGGTGGACGAAGTGCTAACTCCAGACTCCTCTAGATTTTGGAACGGTGCCTCTTATAAGGTAGGAGAATCCCAAGATTCCTACGATAAGCAATTCTTAAGAGACTGGCTTACTGCCAATAAGTTGAATGGTGTCAACGGTGTCGAAATGCCCCAAGACATTGTCGACAGGACAAGGGCCAAATATATAGAGGCCTATGAAGCTTTGACAGGGTACAAATGGTCTCACTAA